Proteins from a genomic interval of Helicobacter pylori Shi112:
- a CDS encoding 16S rRNA (uracil(1498)-N(3))-methyltransferase: MRFVYHPLAKEPVLKIEGESYTHLYRSRRVKSASRLDLRNLKDGFLYTYEHAEITKKHALLRLVGAQALEVMASKKTHLILSVIEIKSIEKILPFLNQLGVSKLSLFYADFSQRNEKIDSAKLERFQKILIHSCEQCGRSALMELEVFPNTKEMLKAYPKASVLDFKGETLPASVGFEKGVIIGPEGGFSEQERGYFKEREIYRIPLDMVLKSESACVFVASVAQV, encoded by the coding sequence ATGCGTTTTGTCTATCACCCTTTAGCCAAAGAGCCTGTTTTAAAAATAGAAGGCGAGAGTTATACGCATTTATACCGCTCAAGACGCGTCAAAAGCGCGAGTCGTTTGGATTTAAGAAATTTAAAAGACGGCTTTTTATACACCTATGAGCATGCAGAAATCACTAAAAAACACGCCCTTTTAAGGCTGGTGGGCGCGCAAGCGTTAGAGGTTATGGCTAGTAAAAAAACGCATTTGATTTTAAGCGTGATTGAAATCAAAAGCATTGAAAAAATTCTACCCTTTTTAAACCAGTTAGGCGTGAGCAAGTTGAGTTTATTCTATGCGGATTTTAGCCAACGCAATGAAAAAATAGACAGCGCCAAATTAGAACGCTTTCAAAAAATTTTGATTCATTCTTGCGAGCAATGCGGTAGGAGCGCTTTAATGGAATTGGAAGTGTTTCCAAACACTAAAGAGATGTTAAAAGCTTACCCAAAGGCGAGCGTTTTGGATTTTAAGGGCGAAACCTTACCCGCAAGCGTGGGTTTTGAAAAGGGCGTTATCATAGGGCCTGAAGGGGGCTTTAGCGAACAAGAAAGAGGGTATTTTAAAGAGCGCGAAATTTATCGCATCCCGTTGGATATGGTGCTAAAATCTGAGAGTGCATGCGTGTTCGTGGCGAGTGTCGCGCAAGTTTAG
- the dcd gene encoding dCTP deaminase yields MGLKADSWIKKMSLEHGMISPFCEKQVGKNVISYGLSSYGYDIRVGSEFMLFDNKNALIDPKNFDPNNATKIDASQEGFFILPANAFALAHTIEYFKMPKDTLAICLGKSTYARCGIIVNVTPFEPEFEGYITIEISNTTNLPAKVYANEGIAQVVFLQGDEVCEQSYKDRGGKYQGQVGITLPKILK; encoded by the coding sequence ATGGGATTGAAAGCGGATTCTTGGATTAAAAAAATGAGTTTAGAGCATGGCATGATTAGCCCTTTTTGCGAAAAACAAGTCGGTAAGAATGTGATCAGCTATGGTTTGAGTAGTTATGGGTATGATATTAGAGTGGGGAGCGAGTTCATGCTCTTTGATAACAAAAACGCTTTAATTGACCCTAAAAACTTTGACCCCAACAACGCGACTAAAATTGATGCGAGCCAAGAGGGTTTTTTTATCTTACCCGCTAACGCGTTCGCCCTAGCCCATACGATAGAGTATTTTAAAATGCCTAAAGACACCTTAGCGATTTGTTTGGGCAAAAGCACTTACGCCAGGTGCGGGATTATTGTGAATGTTACGCCTTTTGAGCCGGAATTTGAAGGCTATATCACGATTGAAATTTCTAACACCACCAATCTACCGGCTAAAGTCTATGCCAATGAGGGGATCGCGCAAGTGGTGTTTTTGCAAGGCGATGAAGTGTGTGAGCAAAGTTATAAAGACAGAGGCGGTAAGTATCAAGGGCAAGTGGGAATCACTTTGCCTAAAATTTTAAAGTGA
- the accB gene encoding acetyl-CoA carboxylase biotin carboxyl carrier protein, giving the protein MNLSEIEELIKEFKASDLGHLKLKHEHFELVLDKESAYTKKNALNPAHSPAPIMVEASMPSVQTPVPMVCTPIVDKKEDFVLSPMVGTFYHAPSPGAEPYVKAGDTLKKGQIVGIVEAMKIMNEIEVEYPCKVVSVEVGDAQPVEYGTKLIKVEKL; this is encoded by the coding sequence ATGAACCTTTCTGAAATTGAAGAGTTGATCAAAGAATTTAAAGCTTCTGATTTAGGGCATTTGAAATTAAAGCACGAGCATTTTGAGTTGGTTTTGGATAAAGAATCCGCTTATACGAAAAAAAATGCGTTAAATCCTGCCCATTCTCCAGCCCCCATTATGGTAGAAGCGAGCATGCCAAGCGTTCAAACCCCTGTGCCTATGGTATGCACCCCTATTGTGGATAAAAAAGAAGATTTCGTGCTTTCGCCTATGGTAGGCACTTTTTATCATGCGCCTTCACCTGGGGCTGAGCCTTATGTCAAAGCGGGCGATACGCTTAAAAAAGGGCAAATCGTGGGCATTGTAGAAGCGATGAAAATCATGAATGAAATTGAAGTGGAATACCCTTGCAAGGTGGTTTCTGTTGAAGTGGGGGACGCCCAGCCGGTAGAATACGGCACGAAACTCATCAAAGTTGAAAAGCTTTAA
- a CDS encoding acetyl-CoA carboxylase biotin carboxylase subunit — protein MNKENKKVEKKELSRILIANRGEIALRAIQTIQEMGKESIAIYSIADKDAHYLNTANAKVCIGGAKSSESYLNIPAIISAAELFEADAIFPGYGFLSENQNFVEICSHHSLEFIGPSAKVMALMSDKSKAKSVMKEAGMPVIEGSDGLLKSYQEAEEIADKIGYPVIIKAAAGGGGRGMRVVEDKSKLKNLYLAAETEALSAFGDGSVYLEKFINKPKHIEVQILADKHGNVIHVGERDCSVQRRQQKLIEETPAVVLEEGVRKRLLETAIKAAKYIGYVGAGTFEFLLDSNMEDFYFMEMNTRLQVEHTISEMVSGLNLIEWMIKIAQGEELPKQESFSLKGHAIECRITAEDPKKFYPSPGKITEWIAPGGVNVRLDSHAHANYVVPTHYDSMIGKLIVWGENRERAIAKMKRALKEFKVEGIKTTIPFHLEMLENADFRQAKIHTKYLEENF, from the coding sequence ATGAATAAAGAAAATAAAAAGGTAGAAAAAAAAGAGCTTTCGCGCATTTTGATCGCTAATAGAGGCGAGATCGCTTTAAGAGCGATCCAAACCATTCAAGAAATGGGTAAAGAATCCATAGCCATTTATTCTATCGCTGACAAGGACGCCCACTACCTCAATACAGCTAACGCAAAAGTGTGTATAGGAGGGGCAAAATCCAGCGAGAGTTACTTGAATATCCCTGCGATCATTAGTGCGGCGGAATTGTTTGAAGCGGATGCGATTTTCCCCGGGTATGGGTTTTTGAGCGAGAATCAGAATTTTGTAGAGATTTGCTCGCACCATTCTTTAGAATTTATTGGCCCAAGCGCAAAAGTCATGGCTTTAATGAGCGACAAATCCAAAGCCAAAAGCGTGATGAAAGAAGCCGGCATGCCTGTGATTGAGGGCAGTGATGGGTTGCTTAAAAGCTATCAAGAAGCTGAAGAAATCGCTGATAAAATCGGCTACCCTGTCATCATTAAAGCGGCCGCTGGTGGGGGCGGGAGAGGCATGCGCGTCGTAGAAGATAAATCCAAGCTTAAAAATCTTTATCTAGCCGCAGAAACGGAAGCTTTGAGCGCGTTTGGCGATGGGAGCGTGTATTTAGAAAAATTCATCAACAAGCCTAAACACATTGAAGTCCAAATTCTAGCCGATAAGCATGGCAATGTCATTCATGTGGGCGAAAGGGATTGTTCGGTGCAAAGACGCCAGCAAAAGCTCATTGAAGAAACCCCGGCAGTGGTTTTAGAAGAGGGCGTTCGTAAGCGTTTGCTAGAAACAGCGATCAAGGCCGCTAAATATATCGGTTATGTGGGGGCTGGGACTTTTGAATTTTTGCTCGATTCTAACATGGAAGATTTTTACTTCATGGAGATGAACACTCGTTTGCAAGTGGAACACACCATTAGCGAAATGGTGAGCGGGTTAAACCTCATTGAATGGATGATTAAAATCGCTCAAGGCGAGGAATTGCCCAAGCAAGAAAGCTTTTCTCTCAAAGGGCATGCGATAGAATGCAGAATCACTGCAGAAGATCCTAAAAAATTCTACCCAAGCCCGGGTAAAATCACCGAATGGATCGCCCCTGGTGGGGTGAATGTGCGCCTTGATTCGCACGCGCATGCTAATTATGTCGTGCCTACGCACTATGATTCTATGATTGGCAAGCTCATTGTGTGGGGGGAAAACAGAGAAAGAGCGATCGCTAAGATGAAAAGGGCTTTAAAGGAATTTAAGGTAGAAGGCATTAAAACGACCATTCCTTTCCACCTTGAAATGCTTGAAAATGCGGATTTCAGGCAAGCAAAAATCCACACGAAGTATTTAGAAGAAAATTTTTAA